In Pseudomonas sp. GCEP-101, one DNA window encodes the following:
- a CDS encoding Hsp20 family protein has protein sequence MSNVLSLAPLFRQSVGFDRFNDLFESALRSESGSSYPPYNVEKHGDDQYRIVIAAAGLQEEDLELQVERGVLTVNGGKREKASDSVTYLHQGIAQRAFKLSFRLADHIEVQGASLKNGLLSVELVRIVPEEAKPKRIAINGQNPAIEG, from the coding sequence ATGAGCAACGTCCTTTCCCTCGCCCCGCTGTTCCGCCAGTCCGTTGGCTTCGATCGTTTCAACGATCTGTTCGAGTCCGCCCTGCGCAGTGAAAGCGGCAGTTCCTACCCGCCCTACAACGTCGAGAAGCATGGTGACGACCAGTACCGCATCGTCATCGCCGCCGCCGGCCTGCAGGAAGAAGACCTGGAACTGCAAGTGGAGCGCGGCGTGCTGACCGTCAACGGCGGCAAGCGCGAAAAGGCTTCCGATAGCGTCACCTACCTGCACCAGGGCATCGCCCAGCGCGCCTTCAAGCTGTCGTTCCGCCTCGCCGACCATATCGAGGTCCAGGGCGCATCGCTGAAGAACGGCCTGCTCAGCGTCGAGCTGGTGCGCATCGTTCCGGAAGAAGCCAAGCCCAAGCGGATTGCCATCAACGGCCAGAACCCGGCCATCGAAGGCTGA
- a CDS encoding LysR family transcriptional regulator, whose protein sequence is MDLTSLNTFLAIAESGSFSEAGERLHLTQPAVSKRIAALENQLGVRLFDRVGREVTLTESGRALLPRAYQILSVLDDTRRALTNLNGEVSGRLVLATSHHIGLHRLPPLLRAFTKAHPQVALDIQFCDSEVAYEEILHGRAELAVITLAPETAEPVRAVPVWDDPLDFVAAPEHPLAVQGPVFLADVARHPAVFPGGNTFTHHIVRRMFEAEGLTPNIGMSTNYMETIKMMVSIGLAWSVLPRTMLDDSVVRLPLQDIQLSRQLGYILHTERTLSNAARAFMRLLDAQAAGLAPVAA, encoded by the coding sequence ATGGACCTGACCAGCCTCAACACCTTCCTGGCCATCGCCGAGTCCGGCAGCTTCTCCGAAGCCGGCGAGCGCCTGCACCTGACACAGCCGGCGGTGAGCAAGCGCATCGCCGCCCTGGAAAACCAGCTGGGCGTGCGCCTGTTCGACCGCGTCGGCCGCGAGGTGACCCTCACCGAATCCGGCCGCGCCCTGCTGCCGCGCGCCTACCAGATCCTCAGCGTACTGGACGACACCCGCCGCGCCCTGACCAACCTCAACGGCGAGGTGAGCGGCCGGCTGGTCCTGGCCACCAGCCACCACATCGGCCTGCACCGCCTGCCGCCGCTGCTGCGCGCCTTTACCAAGGCGCACCCGCAGGTGGCGCTGGATATCCAGTTCTGCGACTCGGAAGTGGCCTACGAGGAGATTCTCCACGGCCGTGCCGAGCTGGCCGTGATCACCCTCGCTCCGGAAACCGCCGAGCCCGTGCGCGCGGTGCCGGTGTGGGACGACCCGCTGGACTTCGTCGCCGCCCCCGAGCACCCGCTGGCGGTGCAGGGCCCGGTATTCCTGGCCGACGTGGCGCGGCATCCGGCGGTGTTCCCCGGCGGCAACACCTTCACCCACCACATCGTGCGGCGCATGTTCGAGGCCGAGGGCCTGACCCCGAACATCGGCATGAGCACCAACTACATGGAGACCATCAAGATGATGGTCTCCATCGGCCTGGCCTGGAGCGTCCTGCCGCGCACCATGCTCGACGACAGCGTCGTGCGCCTGCCCCTGCAGGACATCCAGCTCAGTCGCCAGCTGGGCTACATCCTGCATACCGAGCGCACCCTGTCCAACGCCGCGCGGGCCTTCATGCGCCTGCTCGACGCCCAGGCGGCCGGGCTTGCGCCTGTCGCGGCCTAA
- a CDS encoding sensor domain-containing protein: MSQPPRTPPFATDGQDKFAKAFHTAPDAMVITDRDSGRFLELNASFVDRFGWSREEALGRTSVELGLWRSLDERQRMLDTITAEQQIDGFEVTLLTRTGEVRHASVYGCQIEQDGHPCLVLTVRDLTRARAQERALRDSQERLDLALDSAQLGIWDWHIPSGLLYGSPRAAVLHELPDRDFHGPFGEFFACVDKTDRQRMRQAYARLTRGPENDYQFTYRAQLGSGEVRYLESRARLYRDAQGKPLRMAGTLLDITDRVLRERSLQASEEKFASLFQGSPDPICVSRVRDGEFIEVNPSFCSTFGWLAEDIIGRSSHQVTFWADHHQRSRLFEQLMRDHSLQNVEVQFLTREGRTITCMVASRLIWVDRQLCILSSFRDVTRRLQAEAALKASQEKFAKAFHSSPDAITITERETGRYIEVNDGFHRLTGYRPEEVLGQTSLDMNIWADPDERLNMIAALNRDGFVHHLEMRGRHRDGTIRTVDVSVEPIELGGMDCLLLTARDTSELREAEARIQHLAYHDALTDLPNRALLMDRLKQQISLLQRHSLRGALMFLDLDHFKHINDSLGHSVGDSILQMVTARLEASVRQEDTVARLGGDEFVVLLTGIEGSRLDTAQQVRQLAEKLRDLLAEPMLLDGHRLQITPSIGIALIPDDGATPDDLLKRADIAMYRAKDAGRNTVQLFHESMQQAAIERLRLENGLRMALTRREFNLHYQPQVDARDSRIVGAEALLRWHHPTRGPQSPASFIRVLEDSGLIVEVGQWVIEEACRTGAQLLAEGRIDVDNFSLSVNISPRQFRQGDFVERLLSVLHKVKLPPSLLKLEITEGIVIQQLDDTIARMERLREAGVQFAMDDFGTGYSSLTYLKRLPVDSLKIDQSFVRDAPSNSNDAEIVRAIIAMGQSLGLELVAEGVETPEQLALLTEQGCHLYQGYLFGRPVPLEEFIALLPRRDSQQAT, translated from the coding sequence ATGAGCCAACCTCCGCGCACGCCCCCCTTCGCCACCGACGGCCAGGACAAGTTCGCCAAAGCCTTCCATACCGCGCCCGACGCCATGGTCATCACCGACCGGGACAGCGGCCGTTTCCTCGAACTCAACGCCAGTTTCGTCGACCGCTTCGGCTGGAGCCGCGAAGAAGCCCTGGGCCGCACCTCGGTCGAGCTCGGCCTGTGGCGCAGCCTCGATGAGCGCCAGCGGATGCTCGACACCATCACCGCCGAGCAGCAGATCGACGGCTTCGAAGTCACCCTGCTGACCCGCACCGGCGAAGTTCGCCACGCCAGCGTCTACGGCTGCCAGATCGAACAGGACGGCCACCCCTGCCTGGTGCTGACGGTGCGCGACCTCACCCGCGCCCGCGCCCAGGAACGCGCCCTGCGTGACAGCCAGGAACGCCTGGACCTCGCGCTGGACTCCGCGCAACTGGGCATCTGGGACTGGCACATCCCCAGCGGACTGCTCTACGGCTCGCCCCGCGCCGCCGTGCTGCACGAATTGCCTGACCGGGATTTCCACGGACCCTTCGGCGAGTTCTTCGCCTGCGTCGACAAGACCGACCGCCAGCGCATGCGCCAGGCCTACGCCCGGCTAACCCGCGGGCCGGAGAACGACTACCAGTTCACCTACCGCGCGCAGCTCGGCTCCGGCGAAGTGCGCTACCTGGAAAGCCGTGCGCGGCTCTACCGCGACGCCCAGGGCAAGCCGCTGCGCATGGCCGGCACCCTGCTCGACATCACCGACCGCGTGCTGCGCGAACGCAGCCTGCAAGCTTCGGAAGAAAAATTCGCCAGCCTGTTCCAGGGCAGCCCGGACCCGATCTGCGTCTCGCGCGTGCGCGACGGCGAGTTCATCGAGGTGAACCCGAGCTTCTGCAGCACCTTCGGCTGGCTAGCCGAGGACATCATCGGCCGCTCCTCGCACCAGGTCACCTTCTGGGCCGACCACCACCAGCGCTCGCGGCTGTTCGAACAGCTAATGCGCGACCACTCGCTGCAGAACGTCGAGGTGCAATTCCTCACCCGCGAAGGCCGGACCATCACCTGCATGGTCGCCAGCCGGCTGATCTGGGTCGATCGCCAGCTGTGCATCCTTTCCAGCTTCCGCGACGTGACCCGCCGGCTGCAGGCCGAGGCCGCGCTCAAGGCCAGCCAGGAGAAGTTCGCCAAGGCGTTCCACTCCAGCCCCGACGCCATCACCATCACCGAGCGCGAGACGGGCCGCTACATCGAGGTCAACGACGGCTTCCACCGCCTCACCGGCTACCGTCCGGAGGAAGTGCTGGGGCAGACCTCGCTGGACATGAACATCTGGGCCGACCCGGACGAACGCCTGAACATGATCGCCGCGCTGAACCGCGACGGCTTCGTGCACCACCTGGAAATGCGCGGCCGCCACCGCGACGGAACGATCCGGACGGTGGACGTGTCGGTGGAACCGATCGAACTGGGCGGCATGGACTGCCTGTTGCTCACCGCCCGCGACACCAGCGAACTGCGCGAAGCCGAGGCACGCATCCAGCACCTGGCCTACCACGACGCCCTGACCGACCTGCCCAACCGCGCCCTGCTGATGGACCGCCTGAAGCAGCAGATCTCCCTGCTGCAGCGCCACAGCCTGCGCGGCGCGCTGATGTTCCTCGACCTGGACCACTTCAAGCACATCAACGATTCCCTCGGGCATTCGGTCGGCGACTCCATCCTGCAGATGGTCACCGCACGCCTGGAGGCCAGCGTGCGCCAGGAAGACACCGTGGCGCGCCTGGGCGGCGACGAGTTCGTGGTGCTGCTCACCGGCATCGAGGGCAGCCGCCTGGACACCGCGCAGCAGGTACGCCAGCTGGCGGAAAAACTCCGCGACCTGCTGGCCGAGCCGATGCTGCTGGACGGCCACCGCCTGCAGATCACCCCGAGCATCGGCATCGCCCTGATCCCCGACGACGGCGCCACCCCGGACGACCTGCTCAAGCGCGCCGACATCGCCATGTACCGCGCCAAGGACGCCGGCCGCAATACCGTGCAGCTGTTCCACGAATCCATGCAGCAGGCGGCCATCGAACGCCTGCGCCTGGAGAATGGCCTGCGCATGGCGCTGACCCGCCGCGAGTTCAACCTGCACTACCAGCCCCAGGTGGACGCCCGTGATTCGCGCATCGTCGGCGCCGAGGCGCTGCTGCGCTGGCACCACCCGACGCGCGGCCCGCAATCGCCGGCCAGCTTCATCCGCGTCCTGGAGGACAGCGGGCTGATCGTCGAGGTCGGCCAGTGGGTCATCGAGGAAGCCTGCCGCACCGGCGCGCAACTGCTCGCCGAGGGCCGTATCGATGTCGACAACTTCAGCCTGAGCGTGAACATCAGCCCGCGGCAGTTCCGCCAGGGCGATTTCGTCGAGCGCCTGCTCAGCGTGCTGCACAAGGTCAAGTTGCCGCCCAGCCTGCTGAAGCTGGAGATCACCGAGGGCATCGTGATCCAGCAACTGGACGACACCATCGCGCGCATGGAGCGCCTGCGCGAAGCCGGCGTGCAGTTCGCCATGGACGATTTCGGCACCGGCTATTCCTCGCTGACGTACCTGAAGCGCCTGCCGGTGGACAGCCTGAAGATCGACCAGAGCTTCGTGCGGGACGCGCCCAGCAACAGCAACGACGCGGAAATCGTCCGCGCCATCATCGCCATGGGCCAGAGCCTCGGCCTGGAGCTGGTGGCCGAAGGGGTGGAAACGCCGGAGCAACTGGCGCTGCTGACCGAACAGGGCTGCCACCTGTACCAGGGCTACCTGTTCGGCCGGCCGGTGCCGCTGGAGGAATTCATCGCCCTGCTGCCCCGCCGCGACAGCCAGCAGGCGACCTGA
- a CDS encoding SDR family oxidoreductase codes for MKKVMLITGASRGIGAATALLAAERGFAVALNYRRERDTAQALVARITASGGEARAFAADVADEDEVLRLFGDVHDAFGRLDVLVNNAGILERQMRLEEMDVARLQRVFAVNVTGTFLCCREAVKRMARRHGGRGGSIVNVSSMASRLGSPNEYIDYAAAKGAVDSLTIGLAKEVAADGIRVNAVRPGLIKTDIHASGGEPGRVERLQSAIPLGRGGEAEEVARAILFLASDESSYSTGGFIDVSGGR; via the coding sequence GTGAAGAAGGTCATGCTGATCACCGGCGCCAGTCGCGGCATCGGCGCCGCTACCGCCCTGCTCGCCGCCGAGCGCGGCTTCGCCGTGGCGCTCAACTACCGCCGCGAGCGGGACACGGCCCAGGCGCTGGTCGCGCGGATCACGGCGTCGGGTGGCGAGGCTCGCGCCTTCGCCGCCGACGTTGCCGATGAAGACGAGGTGCTGCGGCTGTTCGGCGACGTACACGACGCCTTCGGCCGCCTCGATGTGCTGGTGAACAATGCCGGCATTCTGGAACGCCAGATGCGCCTGGAAGAAATGGACGTGGCGCGGCTGCAACGGGTGTTCGCGGTGAACGTGACCGGCACCTTCCTCTGCTGCCGGGAGGCGGTGAAACGCATGGCGCGCAGGCATGGCGGCAGGGGCGGAAGCATCGTCAACGTGTCCTCCATGGCCTCGCGCCTGGGTTCGCCCAACGAGTACATCGACTACGCCGCCGCCAAAGGTGCGGTGGACAGCCTGACCATCGGCCTGGCCAAGGAAGTGGCGGCCGACGGCATCCGCGTGAACGCCGTGCGCCCGGGGCTGATCAAGACCGACATCCATGCAAGCGGCGGCGAGCCGGGGCGCGTGGAGCGCCTGCAGTCGGCCATCCCCCTGGGCCGGGGTGGCGAGGCGGAGGAAGTGGCGCGGGCGATTCTGTTCCTCGCCTCGGATGAGTCCAGCTACAGCACGGGTGGATTCATCGATGTCAGTGGCGGGCGCTGA
- a CDS encoding tRNA dihydrouridine synthase, translating to MQIALAPMEGLVDDILRDVLTRVGGIDWCVTEFIRINDRLLPPASFLALAPELAHGSRTRAGVPMRVQLLGSDPQLLAENAVQACELGAPVIDLNFGCPAKTVNRSRGGAVLLKEPELMFRIIEAVRRAVPAHIPVTSKMRLGYDSPDGAIDCARALADGGSAHVVVHARTKADGYKPPAHWEWVAKVADAVKVPVFANGEVWTLEDYQRCRSISGVADIMLGRGLVSRPDLARQIAAWRDGRDVVPMPWSEVRVLLDDFWRQARCKLAPRYAPGRLKQWLGMLTRSYPEAVELFALVRREHDCDVLDRVLQVEIEVAA from the coding sequence GCGTCACCGAGTTCATCCGCATCAACGACCGCCTGCTGCCGCCGGCGTCGTTCCTCGCGCTCGCTCCGGAACTGGCGCACGGCAGCCGCACCCGCGCCGGCGTACCGATGCGCGTGCAACTGCTCGGCTCCGACCCGCAGCTGCTGGCGGAAAACGCCGTGCAGGCCTGCGAGCTGGGTGCGCCGGTGATCGATCTGAACTTCGGCTGCCCGGCCAAGACGGTGAACCGCTCCCGTGGTGGCGCGGTGCTGCTCAAAGAGCCCGAGCTGATGTTCCGCATCATCGAGGCGGTGCGCCGCGCGGTGCCGGCGCACATTCCGGTGACTTCGAAGATGCGCCTGGGCTACGACAGCCCCGACGGCGCCATCGATTGCGCCCGTGCCCTGGCCGACGGCGGCTCCGCCCATGTGGTCGTCCACGCGCGGACCAAGGCCGACGGGTACAAGCCGCCGGCGCACTGGGAGTGGGTGGCGAAGGTCGCCGACGCGGTGAAGGTGCCGGTGTTCGCCAATGGCGAGGTGTGGACCCTGGAGGACTACCAGCGCTGTCGCTCCATCAGCGGCGTGGCCGACATCATGCTCGGCCGCGGGCTGGTCTCCCGCCCGGACCTCGCCCGGCAGATCGCCGCCTGGCGTGATGGCCGTGACGTCGTGCCGATGCCGTGGTCCGAGGTGCGTGTGCTGCTCGACGATTTCTGGCGCCAGGCCCGGTGCAAGCTGGCGCCACGTTACGCGCCGGGGCGCCTGAAGCAGTGGCTGGGCATGCTCACCCGCAGCTATCCCGAAGCGGTGGAACTGTTCGCCCTGGTGCGCCGCGAGCATGACTGCGACGTGCTGGACCGGGTGCTGCAGGTCGAGATCGAAGTCGCCGCCTGA